A window of Chengkuizengella sediminis contains these coding sequences:
- a CDS encoding TrkH family potassium uptake protein: MTPTQFIVTGYLISIIVATLLLLLPISLKDGVQLSFVDALFTATSGISVTGLTVVNVSETFSVFGSIVLLLMFQIGGIGIMALGTFLWMILGRNISLTYRKLIMIDQNQNRLSGLVQLIRIVLGLVLLFEAIGTLIFTVYFHFAGYYDTWIESFYHGLFHSISSYTNAGFDIFGNSLKDFSHDYFVQIITIALIILGAIGFPVLIEVKEYFSRNNKNFRFSLYTKLTTSMFFILLFIGAVGIYLVENELYYADKSWHEKIFFSLFNSVTVRSGGLSTMDVSEFGAATQMFLSVLMFIGASPSSVGGGIRTTTFTIVILALITYALGRSEIRIFRRSLKQDDVTKSFFIFTLASMTVVASIILLISIESSHFSLMAIIFEITSAFGTCGLSMGITSELSTLGKFIIMVLMFTGRIGVLSMLYIFQVKKRKENFHYPKEDIIIG, from the coding sequence ATGACACCAACTCAGTTTATCGTAACTGGTTATTTAATTTCTATTATCGTTGCAACTTTACTGCTGCTGCTCCCTATTAGCCTAAAAGATGGGGTACAACTTTCATTCGTTGATGCTCTATTTACTGCCACTAGCGGTATCAGTGTTACTGGACTTACTGTTGTCAATGTTTCAGAAACCTTCAGTGTATTTGGTTCCATCGTTTTATTACTGATGTTTCAAATTGGTGGAATTGGAATTATGGCATTAGGAACATTTTTATGGATGATTCTAGGTAGAAATATTAGCTTAACTTATCGAAAACTAATTATGATTGACCAAAATCAAAATCGCTTATCTGGACTTGTACAATTAATTCGGATAGTTCTTGGTTTAGTTTTGTTATTCGAAGCCATTGGAACTTTAATCTTCACTGTATATTTCCATTTTGCTGGATACTATGATACTTGGATAGAATCATTTTACCATGGTTTATTTCACTCCATTTCTTCTTATACAAATGCAGGTTTTGATATTTTTGGAAATTCATTAAAGGACTTTTCACATGACTATTTTGTGCAAATCATAACCATCGCATTAATAATATTAGGCGCAATCGGTTTTCCAGTGCTCATTGAAGTTAAAGAATATTTTTCTCGTAATAATAAAAACTTCCGCTTTTCTTTGTATACTAAACTGACAACTTCAATGTTTTTCATATTGTTATTCATAGGTGCAGTTGGTATCTATCTTGTCGAGAATGAATTATATTATGCTGACAAGAGCTGGCATGAAAAAATATTTTTCTCCTTATTTAATTCGGTAACAGTACGTAGTGGCGGATTATCTACGATGGATGTTTCAGAGTTTGGCGCTGCAACTCAAATGTTTTTGTCTGTATTGATGTTCATTGGCGCTAGTCCTTCTAGTGTAGGAGGCGGGATACGTACAACTACCTTTACGATTGTTATTTTGGCGTTAATTACATATGCGTTAGGCAGAAGCGAAATCAGAATTTTTAGACGCTCATTAAAACAAGATGATGTTACAAAAAGCTTCTTCATTTTCACATTAGCTTCAATGACAGTCGTAGCCAGTATCATCTTATTAATAAGTATAGAAAGTAGTCACTTTTCATTAATGGCTATCATTTTTGAAATTACTTCAGCATTTGGTACTTGTGGTTTATCGATGGGAATAACAAGTGAATTATCCACGCTTGGAAAATTCATCATCATGGTGCTTATGTTTACAGGAAGAATTGGAGTGCTATCGATGTTGTATATATTTCAAGTTAAAAAAAGAAAAGAAAACTTTCACTATCCGAAAGAAGATATTATTATTGGATAA
- the cysK gene encoding cysteine synthase A, translated as MSVKVVSSIIELIGDTPIVKINRLLSENDAEVYVKLEYFNPSRSVKDRAAYNLILQAEKDGLLSPGGTIIEPTSGNTGIGLAMNAAAKGYKAIFIMPDNMTKERINILKAYGAEVVLTPAEERMPGAIKKAMELQGKIPNSYIPQQFENEANPAIHRTTTALEIIEQMDGEIDAFVATAGTGGTVTGTGEVLREKIPNIKILVVEPQGSPVLSGGKPGKHKLVGTSPGFIPKILNTEVYDEIVQVSDQDAIQTIRDLAAKEGILVGPSAGASVWTAMQLAKKWGKGKRICCIAPDNGERYLSMNLF; from the coding sequence ATGTCTGTCAAAGTAGTTTCAAGTATTATAGAACTAATTGGTGATACACCAATAGTAAAAATAAATAGATTATTAAGTGAAAATGATGCGGAAGTATACGTGAAATTGGAATATTTTAATCCAAGTCGAAGTGTAAAAGATAGAGCAGCCTATAATTTGATACTACAAGCAGAAAAAGACGGACTGTTATCTCCTGGAGGAACGATTATAGAACCTACTAGTGGAAATACAGGGATTGGATTGGCTATGAATGCAGCTGCAAAGGGTTATAAAGCTATATTTATTATGCCTGATAATATGACCAAAGAGCGTATCAATATTTTAAAAGCTTATGGTGCTGAAGTAGTACTAACACCTGCAGAAGAACGTATGCCGGGTGCAATAAAAAAAGCGATGGAGCTACAAGGTAAAATACCTAATAGTTATATTCCACAGCAGTTTGAAAATGAGGCAAATCCTGCAATACATCGAACGACAACAGCATTAGAGATTATTGAACAAATGGATGGTGAAATTGACGCTTTTGTAGCAACAGCAGGAACTGGTGGTACCGTTACAGGAACAGGGGAAGTATTACGTGAAAAAATCCCAAATATTAAAATTCTTGTTGTTGAACCTCAAGGCTCACCTGTTCTTTCAGGTGGAAAACCTGGTAAGCACAAATTAGTAGGAACAAGCCCAGGATTTATCCCGAAAATCTTAAATACAGAAGTGTATGATGAAATTGTACAAGTATCAGATCAAGATGCGATACAAACGATACGTGATTTAGCTGCAAAGGAAGGTATATTAGTGGGTCCTTCAGCAGGAGCTTCCGTGTGGACAGCCATGCAGCTTGCAAAAAAATGGGGAAAGGGCAAAAGGATTTGCTGTATAGCGCCTGATAACGGCGAAAGATACCTAAGCATGAACCTCTTTTAA
- a CDS encoding spore germination protein, translating to MPSIIGIAKIINVSGSAKVKAGDTVQITPVSYVKAYVGSGSANAGDLPRTNNFISTTNTIDADIKDDTQDNIFGLEDNVFFI from the coding sequence ATGCCATCTATTATAGGTATTGCAAAAATTATTAATGTTTCAGGTTCAGCGAAGGTAAAAGCAGGAGATACTGTTCAAATTACACCAGTAAGTTATGTAAAGGCTTATGTAGGCTCTGGTAGTGCTAATGCAGGGGACTTACCAAGAACAAATAATTTTATAAGTACTACCAATACCATTGATGCTGATATAAAAGATGATACTCAGGATAATATTTTTGGACTCGAGGATAATGTGTTTTTTATTTAA
- a CDS encoding cupredoxin domain-containing protein yields the protein MKKILFLVTILAIVLTAAACGASEGTSDATNNAAVETSSADAKELKLTASNWAFDKAEYKVAVGEPVNFSIENAEGFHAFKIKELGIEIDQSTPKQFTINEAGTYEIKCSIQCGSGHKDMISTLVVE from the coding sequence ATGAAAAAAATCTTATTTCTAGTTACGATATTAGCGATAGTATTAACTGCAGCAGCGTGTGGAGCTTCAGAAGGTACAAGTGACGCAACAAATAATGCTGCTGTTGAAACATCTTCTGCAGATGCTAAGGAATTGAAGCTCACTGCATCTAACTGGGCATTTGATAAAGCAGAATATAAAGTAGCCGTTGGAGAACCTGTTAATTTTTCAATTGAAAATGCGGAAGGATTTCATGCATTTAAGATTAAGGAACTTGGTATTGAAATTGACCAAAGTACACCTAAACAATTTACAATTAATGAAGCAGGAACCTATGAAATTAAATGTTCCATTCAATGTGGTTCTGGACACAAAGACATGATATCTACGTTAGTTGTTGAATAA
- a CDS encoding SMP-30/gluconolactonase/LRE family protein, protein MEEVKLIVDSKSSLGEGPCWDEDEQCLYWVDILEEKLHIYNSKEKSNKTIQLDQAPGAVVKRSSGGLVLAMLDGFFIYDIQTQKLEKIVDPESHLPENRFNDGKCDPAGRFWAGSMRLDLKHDKAALYCLDTDLTVKKMLEPISVSNGLAWSPDFKTMYYIDTPTQQVVAYDYNMRTGEITNKKVAVTIPLEEGGPDGMTMDAEGKLWVAHWGGYKVSRWDPEKGKQIDEVRVPAKQVTSCAFGGENLNDLYITTANVGLDSKEMEQCPYSGGLFSVKMNIKGTPSYEFKG, encoded by the coding sequence ATGGAAGAAGTAAAATTAATTGTTGATTCAAAATCAAGCCTTGGAGAGGGACCTTGTTGGGATGAAGATGAGCAATGTTTATATTGGGTTGATATTTTAGAAGAAAAATTACATATATACAATTCAAAAGAAAAATCAAACAAAACAATTCAATTGGATCAAGCGCCAGGAGCAGTTGTAAAAAGAAGCAGTGGAGGTCTTGTTTTAGCGATGTTGGATGGTTTTTTCATTTATGATATACAAACTCAAAAGCTGGAGAAAATAGTAGATCCAGAAAGTCACTTGCCAGAAAATCGTTTTAATGATGGAAAATGTGATCCTGCTGGTCGTTTTTGGGCTGGTTCAATGAGGTTGGATCTAAAACATGATAAAGCTGCTTTATATTGTTTAGATACAGACCTAACTGTAAAAAAAATGCTCGAACCTATATCGGTCTCTAACGGATTAGCTTGGTCACCTGATTTTAAAACCATGTATTATATTGATACACCTACACAGCAAGTAGTTGCCTATGATTATAATATGAGAACAGGAGAGATTACGAATAAAAAAGTAGCAGTAACTATTCCTTTAGAAGAGGGTGGACCTGATGGCATGACGATGGATGCGGAAGGAAAGTTATGGGTTGCTCACTGGGGTGGTTATAAGGTGTCAAGATGGGATCCTGAGAAAGGAAAACAAATAGATGAGGTTCGTGTTCCAGCAAAACAAGTTACTTCTTGTGCATTTGGTGGGGAAAATTTAAACGATTTATATATTACAACGGCAAATGTAGGTTTGGATTCAAAGGAAATGGAACAATGTCCTTATTCTGGCGGTTTGTTTTCAGTAAAAATGAATATAAAAGGAACTCCATCGTATGAATTTAAAGGTTAA
- a CDS encoding Lrp/AsnC ligand binding domain-containing protein, whose product MNDFKLKVLELLQEDARRGADVIATLLGAAEGEVYKAIEEMEKDSVIVKYAPVINWSKVHDDKVTGIIEVQITPERGRGFDTIAERIYRYPEVKTVYLMSGAYDLQIEIEGKTLKEVAFFVSNKLSTIDSVLSTKTHFILKKYKQDGIILEDHEDDHRMLISP is encoded by the coding sequence GTGAATGATTTTAAACTAAAAGTGTTGGAACTTTTACAAGAAGATGCCCGCCGTGGAGCTGATGTGATAGCAACTTTATTAGGAGCAGCGGAAGGGGAAGTTTACAAAGCAATTGAAGAGATGGAAAAGGATAGTGTGATCGTGAAATACGCACCTGTGATTAATTGGAGTAAAGTGCATGATGATAAAGTTACAGGTATTATTGAAGTGCAAATTACACCTGAACGTGGTCGTGGTTTTGATACCATTGCGGAACGGATATATCGATACCCTGAAGTGAAAACGGTATATTTGATGTCTGGGGCTTATGATTTACAAATTGAAATAGAGGGTAAAACTTTAAAGGAAGTTGCATTCTTTGTTTCCAATAAGTTATCTACGATTGACTCTGTACTCTCAACGAAAACACATTTTATTTTAAAAAAATATAAACAAGATGGCATTATTTTAGAGGATCATGAAGATGATCATCGAATGCTCATTTCACCATAA
- a CDS encoding DoxX family protein, with amino-acid sequence MKWVSRIIQSLLAVAFTLSGVTKIFGGAVDMAEVLGYPVGFMYFIGICEILGGIGLLVGFWKSKIALLASGGLGILMAGAVFTHLSLGQGFGAAMPSFVLLILGVIIFFDKIRSTRRSYLNVN; translated from the coding sequence ATGAAATGGGTTAGTCGTATTATTCAAAGTTTGCTTGCAGTTGCTTTTACTCTTTCTGGTGTAACAAAGATATTTGGGGGAGCAGTTGATATGGCTGAAGTTCTTGGTTATCCTGTTGGATTTATGTACTTTATTGGTATATGTGAAATTCTCGGAGGTATCGGGTTATTAGTTGGATTTTGGAAGTCTAAGATCGCTTTACTTGCTTCAGGTGGATTAGGGATACTTATGGCAGGTGCCGTATTCACTCACTTAAGTCTTGGTCAAGGATTTGGAGCTGCAATGCCTTCATTCGTTCTTCTAATTTTAGGAGTAATCATATTCTTTGATAAGATAAGAAGTACTCGGAGATCATATTTAAACGTTAATTAA
- a CDS encoding endonuclease MutS2 produces MNSRILRTMEFDKILNKLSRHAATTLGKNRVEGLSPSTQYSEVIELLKATDEAVKVQRLKGSAPFGGIRDISAAIHRSRIGGMLNIQELLDIANTIYGAGRLKKFIHRFHDEFSVPLLFFLVKQISDHKTVENAIKMCINEQAEMMDSASPELSRIRQQLKKGETSIREQLERMIRSQSVQKKLQDPIVTLRNDRYVLPVKQEYRSFFGGMTHDQSASGATLFIEPESIVNLNNKLRELKLKEEREIEKILRMLTEQVTEIHEELLVNIQQLAEIDFIFAKAGLANEMKATLPRLNDRVFMNLKKARHPLIPEEQIVPIDVKLGDQYDSIIVTGPNTGGKTVSLKTIGLLHLMAMSGLFVPAEDHSQMCIFDGIYADIGDEQSIEQNLSTFSSHMTNIITILKEVTPKSLILLDELGAGTDPTEGSALAISIIEYIHQLGCRLVATTHYSELKAFAYDRKGVINASMEFDVKTLSPTYRLLVGVPGRSNAFAISERLGLPMTILKHAKGQVNEQDQQVENMIASLEENRISAENDRIAAGKLRKEVEQLQRKVKDQQIKFEEQREKMMEKAEEEAREAVTKARKEADQIISDLRKLAMNEKTSIKEHKLIEAKRQLEQAEPQLTKNKPSKSVKKIKGVKKVNPGDEVYVASFAQKGYVVEEANAKEVVVQLGIMKMKVKKTELELVSSAEKQVKKQITSLKRSKDQQFKSELDLRGMNLEDSIMEVDRFLDEGILANVGQVYIIHGKGTGVLRTGIQEFLGKHKHVKQHRLGNMGEGGTGVTVAELK; encoded by the coding sequence TTGAATAGTAGAATTTTGAGAACAATGGAATTTGATAAAATTTTAAATAAATTAAGTCGGCATGCTGCGACAACACTTGGAAAAAATAGAGTTGAAGGATTATCACCCTCTACTCAATATAGTGAAGTCATTGAATTACTAAAGGCTACCGATGAAGCGGTAAAAGTACAACGCTTAAAAGGAAGTGCACCGTTTGGAGGAATAAGAGATATTTCAGCAGCAATACATCGATCAAGAATTGGTGGGATGTTGAATATCCAAGAGCTATTGGATATTGCAAATACGATATATGGTGCAGGAAGATTAAAGAAATTTATACATCGATTTCATGATGAGTTTTCAGTGCCACTGTTATTCTTTTTAGTAAAACAAATTTCGGATCATAAAACAGTAGAAAATGCCATTAAAATGTGTATTAACGAACAAGCAGAAATGATGGATAGTGCTAGCCCCGAACTCTCCCGTATCCGACAGCAACTTAAAAAAGGGGAAACCTCAATTCGTGAACAGTTAGAACGTATGATTCGTTCACAATCTGTGCAAAAAAAGCTGCAGGATCCAATAGTAACCTTACGTAATGACCGTTATGTGTTGCCTGTAAAACAAGAATATCGCTCCTTTTTTGGTGGGATGACACATGATCAATCTGCATCTGGTGCAACTTTATTTATTGAACCTGAATCGATTGTTAATTTAAATAATAAACTTCGTGAATTAAAATTAAAAGAAGAACGAGAAATTGAAAAAATACTTCGAATGCTAACCGAACAGGTTACCGAAATTCATGAAGAATTACTTGTGAATATTCAACAACTTGCTGAAATTGATTTTATTTTTGCCAAAGCCGGATTAGCGAATGAAATGAAAGCGACTCTACCTCGTTTGAACGATCGTGTGTTTATGAATCTCAAAAAAGCAAGACACCCATTAATCCCAGAGGAACAGATCGTACCTATTGATGTGAAACTAGGAGACCAATATGACAGTATTATAGTCACTGGACCAAACACGGGTGGAAAAACCGTTTCATTAAAAACGATTGGTTTATTGCATCTAATGGCGATGTCAGGGTTATTTGTACCTGCTGAGGACCATAGTCAGATGTGTATATTTGATGGGATTTATGCTGACATTGGGGATGAGCAAAGTATTGAGCAAAACTTAAGCACATTTTCAAGTCATATGACTAATATCATTACAATATTAAAAGAAGTAACTCCAAAAAGTTTAATTTTACTTGATGAACTAGGAGCGGGCACAGACCCAACAGAAGGATCAGCGTTAGCCATTTCGATTATTGAATATATTCATCAATTAGGATGTCGGTTGGTTGCAACAACACATTATAGTGAATTAAAAGCCTTTGCATATGATCGCAAGGGAGTGATCAATGCAAGTATGGAATTTGATGTAAAAACATTAAGTCCTACATATCGTTTATTAGTTGGTGTCCCTGGACGCAGTAACGCTTTTGCTATCTCAGAAAGATTAGGTTTACCAATGACTATTCTTAAACATGCTAAGGGTCAAGTGAACGAACAGGATCAGCAGGTTGAGAATATGATTGCCTCCTTGGAGGAAAATCGAATTAGTGCTGAAAATGACCGAATTGCTGCTGGAAAACTAAGAAAAGAAGTAGAGCAATTGCAAAGAAAAGTGAAGGATCAACAGATAAAATTTGAAGAACAACGGGAAAAGATGATGGAAAAGGCAGAAGAAGAAGCGAGAGAAGCTGTTACTAAAGCACGTAAAGAAGCAGACCAAATTATTTCAGACCTTCGTAAACTAGCCATGAATGAAAAAACGTCAATTAAGGAACATAAATTAATTGAAGCAAAACGACAGTTAGAACAAGCGGAACCACAACTAACAAAAAATAAACCATCCAAATCGGTTAAAAAGATCAAAGGTGTAAAAAAAGTAAACCCTGGAGACGAAGTTTATGTCGCAAGCTTTGCACAGAAAGGTTATGTTGTAGAGGAAGCCAATGCGAAAGAGGTAGTAGTACAATTAGGGATTATGAAAATGAAAGTGAAAAAAACAGAACTTGAGCTTGTATCCAGTGCTGAAAAACAAGTAAAAAAGCAAATTACGAGCCTTAAGCGTTCCAAAGATCAACAATTTAAATCCGAATTAGATTTAAGAGGTATGAACCTAGAGGATTCTATTATGGAAGTTGATCGGTTTTTAGATGAGGGGATTCTAGCGAATGTAGGACAAGTATACATTATTCATGGCAAGGGTACAGGTGTATTAAGGACAGGGATTCAAGAATTTCTGGGGAAACATAAACATGTCAAGCAGCATCGCTTGGGCAATATGGGAGAAGGCGGGACTGGAGTCACCGTTGCAGAGTTAAAATAA
- a CDS encoding DUF350 domain-containing protein, whose translation MNQEIDALLEHPFMETVAYFSVAALALILFLAIFEFVTSYRSWDEILNGNIAVALTIGGKIIAICNIFRFAENNHESIYISFVMASFGFVLLILAYFLFEFLTPYIKVDKEIQKDNRAVGLIAMIISISLSYVIGACIT comes from the coding sequence ATGAATCAAGAAATTGATGCATTATTAGAACACCCATTTATGGAGACAGTTGCTTATTTTTCTGTTGCTGCATTAGCATTAATATTGTTTTTAGCTATTTTTGAATTTGTTACATCTTATCGTTCATGGGATGAAATATTAAATGGCAATATCGCAGTTGCGTTAACCATTGGAGGGAAAATCATTGCGATATGCAATATTTTTCGTTTTGCTGAAAATAATCATGAATCGATTTATATATCTTTTGTGATGGCTAGTTTTGGATTCGTTTTACTCATCCTTGCTTATTTTTTATTCGAGTTTTTAACACCTTATATTAAAGTAGATAAAGAAATACAGAAAGATAATCGTGCTGTCGGACTCATTGCAATGATCATTTCCATTTCTTTATCTTATGTGATTGGTGCTTGTATTACTTGA
- a CDS encoding phage holin family protein, producing MNNFLGHVIRFIVSAFVLLFVGWVTPQFSVGGFWSALFLALAIAVIGWIIEGIFGNRVTPFSRGIVGFLTSAVVIWVAQFFVGNVSVTVIGAILAALVIGIIDLFIPISSPFEAGKRKGNAT from the coding sequence ATGAATAATTTTTTAGGACATGTAATTAGATTTATCGTCTCTGCTTTTGTTCTATTGTTTGTAGGATGGGTTACCCCTCAATTCTCAGTAGGTGGTTTTTGGAGTGCTTTATTTCTAGCCCTTGCTATTGCCGTAATTGGCTGGATTATTGAAGGCATATTTGGAAATCGAGTTACTCCATTTAGTAGAGGTATTGTGGGGTTTTTAACGAGTGCAGTAGTGATTTGGGTAGCACAGTTCTTCGTTGGAAACGTATCAGTGACAGTTATAGGTGCGATTTTAGCTGCCTTAGTCATTGGGATCATTGATTTGTTTATTCCGATTTCCAGTCCATTTGAAGCTGGAAAACGTAAAGGTAATGCTACCTAA
- the zapA gene encoding cell division protein ZapA: MKPDEEKTRVTVNIYGTQYKMKGSPDMTPEYIKEIASYVDGKMRTIAGEQTKLDLNRLSVLSALYISNEYFQVKDIQQENEILNVGIQKLESENELYMKQNQEKSEKEERLIEEMSQLKKYQQKLEEDLKDAWQQKEQAKDKSDQIEEKYSKLQDAFHKLKSEYNEWIELAEKELKIE, encoded by the coding sequence GTGAAGCCTGATGAAGAAAAAACTAGAGTAACTGTCAACATCTACGGGACACAATATAAAATGAAAGGGAGTCCAGATATGACTCCTGAATATATAAAAGAAATTGCGTCCTATGTGGATGGTAAAATGCGCACAATAGCTGGTGAACAAACGAAATTAGATCTAAACCGTTTATCTGTTTTATCTGCTTTATATATCTCAAATGAGTATTTCCAAGTAAAGGACATTCAACAGGAAAATGAAATACTGAATGTCGGAATACAGAAACTTGAATCAGAAAACGAATTGTATATGAAACAAAATCAAGAAAAAAGTGAAAAAGAAGAGCGATTAATAGAAGAGATGTCCCAATTGAAAAAGTACCAACAGAAACTAGAAGAGGATCTTAAAGATGCTTGGCAACAAAAAGAACAAGCAAAAGATAAATCAGATCAGATTGAAGAGAAGTATAGCAAGTTACAGGATGCCTTTCATAAATTAAAGAGTGAGTACAATGAGTGGATCGAACTTGCAGAAAAAGAACTCAAAATAGAATAG
- a CDS encoding MFS transporter: protein MPMSHEKHYFPNRWIKTKDQQEHSYFQNHEPENHQNHKEGKLTKQAILLLAVHGLFAAANALSGTFVNVYLWKVSNDLSLIGWFSLSHQVVNILTFWLAGKWVKEHNKMNSLRLGVGLSAVFYLFVLLLQKQAVDYVLLLGAVQGMAAGFFWLAFNVVYFEITGPNDRDKFNGYAGLLGSGAGMFAPWISGLVITQMKATSGYKIIFSISLIVFVIGVIVSFFLKKREPKGTYQWFAAFQRLKEKRNPWRKAFLALMAQGIREGVFTFIIGLLVYIATKNEMKLGNYSLIVSAVALVSYMFMGKYLKPWHRNRAMFIGTIFMIVVIFPFFWDISYMTLLIFGIGTSIFLPLFTIPMTSTVFDIIGRDDESAQQRVEYVVLREAGLNAGRILGTLIFILIITWSNKPIVLNVFLLCIGSSPLLAWYFMRELMPTRPQTVNSKQK from the coding sequence ATGCCGATGTCGCATGAAAAGCATTATTTTCCAAACAGATGGATTAAAACAAAAGATCAACAAGAACATTCTTATTTTCAGAATCATGAACCAGAAAACCACCAAAATCACAAAGAAGGGAAATTAACTAAACAAGCGATACTACTATTAGCAGTTCATGGTTTATTTGCAGCTGCAAATGCGTTGTCAGGTACATTTGTAAATGTGTATCTATGGAAAGTCAGCAATGATCTATCTTTAATTGGTTGGTTCTCTTTATCTCATCAAGTTGTTAATATCTTAACATTTTGGTTAGCGGGGAAATGGGTTAAAGAGCATAATAAAATGAACAGTTTACGTCTGGGTGTTGGGTTATCTGCTGTGTTTTATTTATTTGTGCTCTTGCTTCAGAAGCAAGCCGTTGATTATGTGTTATTGTTAGGCGCAGTTCAGGGGATGGCGGCGGGTTTTTTTTGGTTGGCATTTAATGTTGTTTATTTTGAAATTACAGGTCCAAATGATCGAGACAAATTTAATGGTTACGCAGGATTATTAGGTTCAGGTGCTGGAATGTTCGCACCATGGATCTCTGGTTTAGTGATTACACAAATGAAAGCAACAAGCGGATACAAAATCATATTCTCTATATCACTTATTGTTTTTGTGATTGGAGTTATTGTAAGTTTTTTTCTAAAGAAAAGGGAGCCTAAAGGCACTTATCAATGGTTTGCTGCATTTCAACGTTTGAAGGAGAAAAGGAATCCTTGGAGAAAGGCATTTCTGGCTTTGATGGCACAGGGAATTAGGGAAGGCGTTTTTACTTTTATAATCGGTTTGCTTGTATATATTGCTACTAAAAATGAGATGAAACTTGGTAACTATTCATTAATAGTATCTGCTGTAGCTTTAGTCAGTTATATGTTCATGGGCAAATACTTAAAACCTTGGCATCGTAATAGAGCAATGTTCATTGGAACTATATTTATGATCGTGGTTATATTTCCTTTCTTCTGGGATATCAGTTACATGACACTGCTAATCTTTGGAATTGGAACTTCCATATTTTTACCGTTATTTACGATTCCAATGACCTCAACAGTGTTTGATATTATAGGGAGAGATGATGAAAGCGCACAACAAAGGGTAGAGTATGTCGTATTAAGAGAAGCGGGTTTAAATGCAGGACGCATATTAGGGACTTTAATTTTTATTCTTATTATTACATGGAGTAATAAACCAATTGTTTTAAATGTATTTTTATTATGTATTGGAAGCTCACCTTTACTTGCATGGTATTTCATGAGAGAACTGATGCCTACAAGACCCCAAACCGTGAATAGTAAGCAAAAATAA
- a CDS encoding spore germination protein, with amino-acid sequence MPSILGISKIINVSGSAMVRAGDTVQITPVSYQKNYIGSGSGNSGDLPRTNNFISTTNTIDADIKDQTQDNIFGLENNVLFI; translated from the coding sequence ATGCCATCCATTTTAGGAATTTCAAAAATCATTAATGTATCAGGTTCTGCGATGGTACGTGCTGGAGATACAGTGCAGATCACACCAGTAAGTTATCAAAAGAATTATATAGGCTCTGGTAGTGGTAATTCAGGGGACTTACCGAGAACAAATAATTTTATAAGTACAACCAATACGATTGATGCTGATATCAAAGATCAAACTCAGGATAATATTTTCGGACTTGAGAATAACGTATTATTTATTTAA